The Ranitomeya variabilis isolate aRanVar5 chromosome 7, aRanVar5.hap1, whole genome shotgun sequence genome includes a window with the following:
- the LOC143785484 gene encoding gamma-crystallin 2-like: MGKITFFEDKNFKGRSFECSSDNNDLHSHVSRCNSIKVDNGSWMIYEQANNKGHQYFLKKGEYPDYKHWMGFNDTISSCHMIPLHTGSFMIKLYEKEDFRGQMAEFTEDSPNINKDFNYHEINSCNVIEGHWIFYEEHNYRGRQYYLRPGEYRKFSDWEATNARIGSIRRVQDFH; the protein is encoded by the exons ATGGGAAAG atcaCCTTTTTTGAGGACAAGAATTTCAAGGGCCGCTCCTTCGAGTGCAGCAGTGACAATAATGACTTGCACTCTCATGTCAGTCGCTGCAACTCTATTAAAGTTGACAATGGCTCTTGGATGATTTATGAACAGGCTAATAATAAGGGTCACCAGTATTTTCTTAAAAAAGGAGAATATCCTGATTATAAACACTGGATGGGATTTAATGATACAATTAGTTCTTGCCACATGATTCCTCTG CACACAGGGTCCTTTATGATCAAATTGTATGAAAAAGAAGATTTCAGGGGTCAAATGGCTGAATTTACAGAAGATAGTCCAAACATCAACAAAGATTTTAATTACCATGAAATCAACTCCTGCAATGTAATTGAAGGCCATTGGATCTTCTATGAGGAACACAACTACAGAGGACGCCAGTATTACCTGAGGCCTGGCGAGTACAGAAAGTTCAGTGATTGGGAGGCAACAAATGCTAGGATTGGCTCCATTAGGAGAGTTCAAGATTTTCATTAA